In Aspergillus fumigatus Af293 chromosome 4, whole genome shotgun sequence, one genomic interval encodes:
- a CDS encoding ketopantoate reductase family protein: MASKPHILLFGVGSVGAIHLLQLQRAGCTVTAVCRSNYDVVKEKGFALRSVRFGNVTYRPDHIVRSIAECPKDTVYDYVLVTTKCFPGSKPSVADLIRPAIIGRPETAIVLAQNGIEIEKEVADEFPENPILSGVVYLPTTQTSPGVIDYPEMLNLIELGTYPANAPPTHKAAASKLVDLMNQGGGEAKLHDDIQIARWTKLLINASWNPICALSMCSDGDFLLSSEPFALELVWGIMMEIVALAKKLGIPQVDEEAARVRFQIATRRAKEGTGRDPSMLQDVKQGRLFEVEAIVGNTVRLAREHGVSMPRLETVYALAKGRYEALSRK; the protein is encoded by the coding sequence ATGGCATCAAAACCTCATATTTTGCTGTTTGGGGTCGGTAGTGTTGGCGCCATTCATTTACTCCAACTGCAACGCGCTGGATGCACCGTCACAGCCGTGTGTCGGTCCAACTACGACGTCGTCAAGGAAAAGGGATTTGCTCTGAGAAGCGTCCGATTCGGCAATGTCACGTATCGGCCAGATCACATCGTTCGGAGTATTGCTGAATGTCCCAAAGACACAGTATATGATTATGTCCTGGTGACCACAAAGTGCTTCCCCGGCAGTAAGCCGTCAGTAGCAGATCTGATCAGACCGGCCATTATTGGCCGTCCAGAGACGGCCATCGTCCTAGCACAGAATGGCATAGAaattgagaaggaggttgcAGACGAATTCCCCGAGAACCCCATCCTCAGCGGTGTCGTCTACCTCCCAACCACCCAGACCAGTCCCGGCGTCATCGACTACCCAGAAATGCTGAACCTGATTGAACTGGGAACTTATCCCGCCAATGCACCTCCTACGCACAAAGCAGCGGCCAGCAAGCTTGTCGACCTTATGAATCAAGGCGGTGGTGAGGCCAAACTTCACGACGATATCCAAATCGCGCGGTGGACCAAGCTGCTCATAAACGCGTCATGGAATCCTATCTGCGCGCTGAGCATGTGCTCGGACGGTGACTTTCTCCTGTCATCCGAGCCCTTTGCATTGGAGCTTGTCTGGGGCATCATGATGGAAATCGTGgcattggcgaagaagctggGGATCCCCCaggtggacgaggaagcgGCCAGGGTGCGGTTTCAGATAGCAACACGTCGCGCTAAAGAAGGGACTGGCCGCGATCCCAGTATGCTACAGGACGTCAAACAGGGTCGGTTATTTGAAGTCGAAGCAATTGTTGGAAACACAGTGAGACTGGCTCGGGAACATGGCGTGAGCATGCCCCGGTTGGAAACTGTGTACGCATTGGCAAAGGGAAGATATGAAGCCCTTTCTCGGAAGTAA
- a CDS encoding CRAL-TRIO domain-containing protein: MAHSNVPEGFLGNLTADQQKKLEQLWTIILTLSDALTSTTTIDTNEPQHRRNSSLARTNTTASKGSTATTPTCAAQVSQHLQRLGLHAPEIKQVQHILTQITPEEIRDGLLSTAKHDHPDALLLRFLRARKWDVTKAFVMMLDAILWRMKDFHVDEEVIAKGELHALKASRDTSNAVAAKNGKDFLAQMRMGKAYVHGVDRLGRPIVVIRVQLHKPGAQSEETLNQFIIHVIESVRLLLVPPVETAAVVFDMTGFGLSNMEYPPVKFIIKCFEANYPESLGVLLIHNAPWVFSGIWRLIKGWMDPVIVSKIQFTKTIADLEKFIPREQIIKELGGTEDWTYEYVEPDENENDRMEDTTARDALLAQRASIGDELLNTTSKWITAIKNKDEEEAAAAKAHRDALIEQLRLNYWQLDPYVRSRNYLDRTGVIKVGGKIDFYPKSQPQSDVEVAKVVEVEHVEQTQVQVVNV; this comes from the exons ATGGCGCACTCGAACGTCCCCGAAGGATTCCTCGGAAACCTCACCGCAGATCAACAGAAGAAACTGGAGCAATTATGGACAATCATTCTGACTCTGTCAGACGCTCTGACATCTACCACCACGATAGACACAAATGAGCCTCAGCACAGACGCAACTCCTCCCTCGCTCGGACCAACACGACGGCCTCAAAGGGTAGCACCGCCACTACCCCTACTTGCGCTGCTCAGGTCTCTCAGCACCTCCAGAGACTCGGGCTGCACGCGCCCGAGATCAAACAAGTCCAACACATCCTCACCCAGATTACACCGGAGGAAATTCGAGACGGTCTCCTAAGCACCGCAAAACACGATCACCCAGATGCACTGCTCCTGCGCTTCCTGCGCGCGCGCAAATGGGATGTCACCAAGGCATTTGTCATGATGCTAGATGCAATCCTGTGGCGAATGAAGGACTTCcacgtcgacgaggaggtcatCGCCAAGGGTGAGCTGCATGCGCTCAAGGCGTCGCGAGATACATCCAACGCTGTTGCCGCAAAGAACGGAAAGGATTTTCTGGCGCAGATGCGGATGGGAAAGGCGTACGTGCACGGTGTCGATCGGCTGGGCCGGCCCATCGTCGTGATCCGGGTGCAGCTGCATAAGCCCGGTGCGCAGAGCGAAGAGACACTAAATCAATTTATCATCCATGTTATCGAGTCTGTGCGGCTGTTACTAGTGCCGCCTGTGGAAACTGCT GCTGTTGTCTTCGATATGACCGGCTTCGGTCTCTCAAACATGGAATATCCTCCCGTCAAGTTCATCATTAAATGCTTTGAAGCAAATTACCCCGAGTCACTGGGTGTGCTACTCATTCACAACGCCCCATGGGTGTTCTCAG GTATCTGGCGCCTCATCAAAGGCTGGATGGATCCCGTCATTGTCTCTAAGATTCAATTCACCAAGACCATCGCTGATTTGGAGAAGTTCATCCCCCGTGAacagatcatcaaggaactCGGCGGGACCGAGGACTGGACGTACGAGTACGTGGAGCCTGACGAGAACGAGAACGACCGCATGGAAGACACAACGGCGCGTGATGCGCTGCTGGCCCAACGCGCCAGCATCGGCGACGAGTTACTCAACACCACGTCCAAGTGGATTACAGccatcaagaacaaggatgaggaggaggcagcAGCTGCCAAGGCTCATCGGGATGCATTGATTGAGCAGTTGCGGTTGAATTACTGGCAACTAGATCCGTACGTGCGTAGTCGGAACTATCTGGACCGAACGGGGGTGATCAAGGTTGGGGGCAAGATCGACTTCTACCCAAAGAGCCAACCCCAGTCGGATGTTGAGGTGGCCAAGGTCGTGGAGGTTGAGCACGTGGAACAGACTCAGGTGCAGGTTGTTAATGTCTGA
- the sedD gene encoding S53 family peptidase, producing MLSSTLYAGWLLSLAAPALCVVQEKLSAVPSGWTLIEDASESDTITLSIALARQNLDQLESKLTTLATPGNPEYGKWLDQSDIESLFPTASDDAVLQWLKAAGITQVSRQGSLVNFATTVGTANKLFDTKFSYYRNGASQKLRTTQYSIPDHLTESIDLIAPTVFFGKEQNSALSSHAVKLPALPRRAATNSSCANLITPDCLVEMYNLGDYKPDASSGSRVGFGSFLNESANYADLAAYEQLFNIPPQNFSVELINRGVNDQNWATASLGEANLDVELIVAVSHPLPVVEFITGGSPPFVPNADEPTAADNQNEPYLQYYEYLLSKPNSHLPQVISNSYGDDEQTVPEYYARRVCNLIGLMGLRGITVLESSGDTGIGSACMSNDGTNKPQFTPTFPGTCPFITAVGGTQSYAPEVAWDGSSGGFSNYFSRPWYQSFAVDNYLNNHITKDTKKYYSQYTNFKGRGFPDVSAHSLTPYYEVVLTGKHYKSGGTSAASPVFAGIVGLLNDARLRAGKSTLGFLNPLLYSILAEGFTDITAGSSIGCNGINPQTGKPVPGGGIIPYAHWNATAGWDPVTGLGVPDFMKLKELVLSL from the exons ATGCTGTCCTCGACTCTCTACGCAGGGTGGCTCCTCTCCCTCGCAGCCCCAGCCCTTTGtgtggtgcaggagaagCTCTCAGCTGTTCCTAGTGGCTGGACACTCATCGAGGATGCATCGGAGAGCGACACGATCACTCTCTCAATTGCCCTTGCTCGGCAGAACCTCGACCAGCTTGAGTCCAAGCTGACCACGCTGGCGACCCCAGGGAACCCGGAGTACGGCAAGTGGCTGGACCAGTCCGACATTGAGTCCCTATTTCCTACTGCAAGCGATGATGCTGTTCTCCAATGGCTCAAGGCGGCCGGGATTACCCAAGTGTCTCGTCAGGGCAGCTTGGTGAACTTCGCCACCACTGTGGGAACAGCGAACAAGCTCTTTGACACCAAGTTCTCTTACTACCGCAATGGTGCTTCCCAGAAACTGCGTACCACGCAGTACTCCATCCCCGATCACCTGACAGAGTCGATCGATCTGATTGCCCCCACTGTCTTCTTTGGCAAGGAGCAGAACAGCGCACTGTCATCTCACGCAGTGaagcttccagctcttcctaGGAGGGCAGCCACCAACAGTTCTTGCGCCAACCTGATCACCCCCGACTGCCTAGTGGAGATGTACAACCTCGGCGACTACAAACCTGATGCATCTTCGGGAAGTCGAGTCGGCTTCGGTAGCTTCTTGAATGAGTCGGCCAACTATGCAGATTTGGCTGCGTATGAGCAACTCTTCAACATCCCACCCCAGAATTTCTCAGTCGAATTGATCAACAGAGGCGTCAATGATCAGAATTGGGCCACTGCTTCCCTCGGCGAGGCCAATCTGGACGTGGAGTTGATTGTAGCCGTCAGCCACCCCCTGCCAGTAGTGGAGTTTATCACTGGCGGTTCACC TCCGTTTGTTCCCAATGCCGACGAGCCAACCGCTGCGGACAACCAGAATGAGCCCTACCTCCAGTACTACGAGTACTTGCTCTCCAAACCCAACTCCCATCTTCCTCAGGTGATTTCCAACTCGTATGGTGACGATGAACAG ACTGTTCCCGAGTACTACGCCAGGAGAGTTTGCAACTTGATCGGCTTGATGGGTCTTCGTGGCATCACGGTGCTCGAGTCCTCTGGTGATACCG GAATCGGCTCGGCATGCATGTCCAATGACGGCACCAACAAGCCCCAATTCACTCCTACATTCCCTGGCACCTGCCCCTTCATCACCGCAGTTGGTGGTACTCAGTCCTATGCTCCTGAAGTTGCTTGGGACGGCAGTTCCGGCGGATTCAGCAACTACTTCAGCCGTCCCTGGTACCAGTCTTTCGCGGTGGACAACTACCTCAACAACCACATTACCAAGGATACCAAGAAGTACTATTCGCAGTACACCAACTTCAAGGGCCGTGGATTCCCTGATGTTTCCGCCCATAGTTTGACCCCTTA CTACGAGGTCGTCTTGACTGGCAAACACTACAAGTCTGGCGGCACATCCGCCGCCAGCCCCGTCTTTGCCGGTATTGTCGGTCTGCTGAACGACGCCCGTCTGCGCGCCGGCAAGTCCACTCTTGGCTTCCTGAACCCATTGCTGTATAGCATCCTGGCCGAAGGATTCACCGATATCACTGCCGGAAGTTCAATCGGTTGTAATGGTATCAACCCACAGACCGGAAAGCCAGTTCCTGGTGGTGGTATTATCCCCTACGCTCACTGGAACGCTACTGCCGGCTGGGATCCTGTTACTGGCCTTGGGGTTCCTGATTTCATGAAATTGAAGGAGTTGGTTCTGTCGTTGTAA
- the pgaA gene encoding glycoside hydrolase family 28 protein, whose translation MRSVKLFGLAALGSLGAAAPAPSRVSDLTKRSSTCTFTAASQATESASGCSEIVLDNIEVPAGETLDLSDVDDGTTIVFEGTTTFGYKEWSGPLIRFGGKDITIKQNSGAVIDGEGSRWWDGEGTNGGKTKPKFMYAHSLEDSTITGLSIKNTPVQAISVQATNLYLIDITIDNSDGDDNGGHNTDGFDISESTGVYIRGATVKNQDDCIAINSGENIEFSGGTCSGGHGLSIGSVGGRDDNTVKNVTITDSTVTDSANGVRIKTVYDATGSVSQVTYSNIKLSGITDYGIVIEQDYENGSPTGTPTTGVPITDLTIDGVTGTVESDAVEVYILCGDGSCSDWTWEGVDITGGEKSSKCENVPSGASC comes from the exons ATGCGTTCTGTTAAGCTTTTTGGCCTGGCTGCGCTGGGCTCCCTCGGCgctgctgcccctgctccGTCTCGCGTGTCGGATCTGACCAAGAGGTCTTCAACTTGTACCTTCACCGCAGCCTCCCAGGCTACCGAGAGCGCTTCTGGTTGCTCCGAGATTGTCCTGGACAACATCGAGGTTCCTGCCGGTGAGACACTGGATCTCTcggatgttgatgatggaacCACC ATCGTCTTCGAAGGCACCACCACCTTTGGCTATAAAGAGTGGAGCGGCCCCTTGATCCGCTTCGGCGGCAAGGACATCACCATCAAGCAGAACTCCGGCGCTGTGATTGACGGAGAAGGCTCCCGCTGGTGGGACGGCGAGGGCACCAATGGCGGCAAGACCAAGCCCAAGTTCATGTACGCGCACAGCCTCGAGGACTCGACCATCACCGGGCTATCCATCAAGAACACACCTGTGCAGGCCATTAGTGTTCAGGCGACCAACCTCTACCTGATCGACATCACCATCGATAACTCCGACGGGGATGACAACGGCGGGCACAACACTGACGGGTTTGACATCAGCGAGAGTACCGGGGTGTATATCCGCGGCGCTACCGTCAAGAACCAGGATGACTGCATTGCCATCAACTCCGGCGAG AACATCGAATTCTCCGGTGGTACCTGCTCTGGCGGCCACGGTCTCTCCATTGGCTCGGTTGGCGGTCGCGACGACAACACCGTCAAGAAcgtcaccatcaccgactCCACCGTGACCGATTCGGCCAACGGCGTGCGTATCAAGACGGTCTACGACGCCACCGGCTCTGTTAGCCAAGTCACCTACTCCAACATCAAGCTGTCAGGTATCACGGACTATGGTATCGTCATCGAGCAGGACTACGAGAACGGCAGCCCGACCGGTACCCCTACCACTGGCGTTCCGATCACCGACCTGACTATCGACGGTGTGACTGGTACCGTCGAGTCCGACGCCGTCGAGGTGTACATTCTTTGCGGAGACGGTAGCTGCAGTGACTGGACCTGGGAGGGCGTGGATATCACTGGCGGGGAGAAGAGCTCCAAGTGCGAGAATGTTCCCTCAGGTGCTTCTTGCTAG
- a CDS encoding putative ubiquitin conjugating enzyme, with protein MPRKDFQRDLIGAKVSGRFPHLHSVGAGDHDGSITFTFADTSTSTRIDFQAIVSDAQDYPENHTYFVFTTSEDPPSRVVTVMENAQSRFLGVALEDFLTYIDEIVQNALRLPASEADDDEKVGYGVDDTDFVDDDDDNDDDVDWDMENEPVFGISRADEKHLLKTLRRDLRAVKNAGLKVGCLGTLTGAVIVSVSCRIGRLGISEEAMEAWNVRASEYLVLLMRYPGTYVDFQELLALGKAKYPAIQFHVGLCDSYKPTTEDAIRAFQGNLSLSEEGLTGTARLRSLFIEQPLDSLLNERFLRIMELRYHLGLSWTGAELYIQQNQGRRPDYGAITDNYFEPDTWSASAPALFQNDHIGQGLGVDKLSLPLIAMQFTLRHFVKCTEFCLVCHCKILDRFEAIKPYVCSSSLCLFQYMALGMGPSLEHEIQFQPSVVDLLISLTYARAVSGKLMDFPMGLGLKVPGVLNMNRLDEIEYHLAKPNDGNSSPVPTCYSGNLVAATMVCRLDKRAHLKPGDWVVIFQTGTDLKDGPWHCRVEAIDVGTREVQLSSPTVKGQQLSATELLPGPSQVKIMVYERNFDDLDVNEKRAAVRLLLDTLPNVDKMKTYFADSDNKKLAGWRDVISPAALDVLRWVVASNRSFILEDDTTHSDHRVSGMGSYKQFRLVQGAPDKEQRFRAAVAANVAMTKTDYPTIFAWHGSPVWNWHSILREGLHFKEVTNGRAYGDGVYLSNDFHTSVGYTREGLDYSWPQSNLKIRMLVSLNELVNAPAQFKHTNPHYVVTQLDWIQPRYLFVKCQGAGLGDGTANAKPSAIYNQDPKYPAQGPSGTPICIPISALNSQRRHSLGVANRTDSDLAISASPERKKRKREADKLPTPDVSTNSMILEEDDVASVATAFDDLQVLLSEDECEVEEAPTTKPLKNGEASDFEPGTLKKDSLPLLAPPQYATAPATKVLQQHLQATLKVQARESLHDLGWYIDPDFITTVYQWIVELHSFDPKLPLAKDLKQANMKSVVLELRFPLGFPMSPPFVRVIRPRFLEFANGGGGHVTAGGALCMELLTNSGWLPTASIESVLLQVRMAITNPEPRPARLALNRSRSDYSVVEAVEAYKRACLAHGWQIPEDIQRLSPRIYYDSKLSRTGPPSYSYLIGDYCSVA; from the exons ATGCCTCGCAAAGACTTTCAGAGAGACCTGATTGGTGCAAAAGTATCAGGCAGATTCCCTCATCTGCACAGTGTCGGAGCAGGGGATCATGATGGCTCTATCACTTTTACGTTCGCTGATACCTCAACCAGCACCAGGATTGATTTCCAAGCCATAGTGTCAG ATGCACAAGACTACCCCGAAAACCACACGTACTTTGTCTTCACCACGTCCGAAGATCCTCCCTCAAGGGTCGTTACAGTTATGGAAAATGCTCAGTCCAGGTTTTTAGGTGTTGCACTGGAGGATTTCCTGACATATATCGATGAGATCGTCCAAAACGCGCTAAGGCTACCGGCGTCCGAAGCcgatgacgacgagaagGTTGGCTATGGGGTTGACGACACTGACTTtgtcgacgacgacgacgataaCGACGACGACGTTGACTGGGATATGGAAAATGAACCGGTATTTGGCATTTCGCGGGCAGACGAAAAGCATCTATTGAAAACTCTGCGCCGCGATCTTCGCGCCGTGAAAAACGCGGGTCTTAAAGTAGGTTGTCTGGGAACACTGACAGGCGCTGTAATCGTGTCAGTCTCCTGTCGCATCGGTAGACTAGGGATATCTGAGGAGGCCATGGAAGCCTGGAATGTTCGCGCTTCGGAATACCTGGTTCTACTCATGCGTTATCCAGGGACCTATGTGGATTTTCAGGAACTGCTGGCGCTCGGAAAAGCAAAGTATCCTGCAATTCAGTTCCACGTCGGGTTATGTGACTCTTACAAGCCTACTACCGAAGACGCCATCCGAGCCTTTCAAGGGAATCTTTCACTGTCCGAAGAAGGCCTCACAGGGACCGCCCGATTGAGATCACTGTTTATCGAGCAACCACTGGATTCACTCCTGAACGAACGATTCCTCCGGATTATGGAATTGCGATATCATCTAGGCCTGTCATGGACAGGTGCTGAGCTTTACATTCAACAAAATCAAGGCAGGAGGCCGGACTATGGCGCTATAACCGACAACTATTTTGAGCCAGACACCTGGAGTGCCTCCGCACCGGCCCTATTTCAAAATGACCATATAGGTCAAGGCCTTGGGGTGGACAAATTGTCCCTACCGTTGATAGCAATGCAGTTCACTCTCCGCCACTTCGTGAAGTGCACAGAATTCTGCTTAGTCTGCCATTGCAAAATCCTCGACCGTTTTGAAGCAATCAAGCCGTACGTTTGCTCCAGCAGTTTGTGCTTGTTCCAGTACATGGCGCTCGGCATGGGCCCGAGCTTGGAACATGAGATTCAATTCCAACCTAGTGTTGTTGATTTACTCATCAGTTTGACATATGCTCGGGCAGTATCCGGTAAACTCATGGATTTTCCCATGGGCCTGGGTCTCAAGGTCCCTGGGGTCCTAAACATGAATAGGCTTGACGAGATCGAATATCATCTGGCAAAGCCAAATGACGGAAATTCTTCTCCGGTTCCGACCTGTTACAGTGGCAACTTGGTCGCTGCAACAATGGTCTGTCGTCTGGATAAGCGTGCACATCTGAAACCCGGAGACTGGGTGGTCATTTTTCAGACTGGAACAGATCTGAAGGACGGGCCCTGGCATTGTCGAGTAGAGGCGATTGATGTAGGTACTCGCGAGGTGCAACTCTCCTCTCCCACTGTGAAGGGACAGCAGCTCTCAGCAACTGAACTTCTGCCTGGCCCATCACAGGTCAAAATCATGGTTTATGAGAGGAATTTCGATGACCTTGACGTCAATGAGAAAAGAGCTGCGGTCAGACTGCTCCTCGACACCCTCCCAAATGTTGATAAGATGAAAACCTATTTTGCGGATTCTGATAACAAAAAGCTGGCTGGTTGGAGGGACGTCATTTCCCCGGCAGCACTTGATGTGTTGCGCTGGGTCGTTGCGTCAAACCGCTCGTTCATCCTGGAGGACGATACCACGCATTCCGATCATCGAGTGAGTGGAATGGGGTCATACAAGCAGTTTAGGCTTGTTCAAGGAGCCCCAGACAAAGAGCAGCGCTTCAGAGCCGCCGTCGCCGCTAACGTCGCCATGACCAAGACAGATTACCCGACCATCTTTGCCTGGCACGGAAGTCCAGTGTGGAACTGGCACAGTATTCTCAGAGAAGGTCTGCACTTCAAAGAGGTTACAAACGGACGCGCTTATGGGGACGGTGTTTATCTATCAAATGACTTCCACACATCCGTAGGTTACACCCGCGAAGGACTCGACTACTCCTGGCCGCAGAGCAATTTGAAGATCAGGATGCTGGTTTCTCTAAACGAACTCGTCAATGCGCCAGCTCAGTTTAAACATACCAATCCACATTATGTAGTCACCCAACTGGACTGGATACAGCCAAGATATCTCTTCGTCAAATGCCAAGGTGCAGGGCTCGGCGATGGAACAGCAAATGCAAAACCATCAGCAATTTATAATCAGGATCCGAAGTATCCGGCCCAGGGGCCAAGTGGAACTCCCATCTGCATTCCAATCTCTGCTCTGAACAGTCAGCGGAGACATAGCTTGGGCGTTGCCAACCGAACTGATTCTGACCTCGCCATATCCGCATCTCCTGAAAGAAAGAAGCGAAAGCGGGAAGCTGATAAGCTGCCTACTCCCGACGTCTCGACAAACAGCATGATCTTAGAGGAAGATGACGTTGCTAGTGTGGCCACAGCATTTGACGACCTTCAGGTCCTCCTGTCAGAGGACGAATGCGAGGTAGAGGAGGCCCCGACAACCAAGCCGCTCAAGAACGGTGAAGCAAGTGACTTTGAGCCCGGAACTCTCAAAAAGGACTCCCTTCCCTTGCTCGCCCCTCCCCAATACGCAACCGCACCAGCGACCAAAGTTCTACAGCAACATCTGCAAGCGACCCTCAAAGTCCAAGCTCGAGAGTCCCTTCATGACCTCGGTTGGTACATTGACCCAGACTTCATAACCACAGTATACCAGTGGATCGTGGAACTACACAGCTTCGACCCCAAGCTCCCGCTCGCCAAAGATCTCAAGCAAGCGAATATGAAAAGCGTCGTGCTGGAACTGCGCTTCCCCCTGGGCTTCCCCATGTCCCCTCCATTTGTGCGCGTGATCCGGCCGCGATTTCTGGAGTTTGCcaatggcggtggtgggCACGTCACCGCCGGCGGGGCCCTGTGTATGGAACTCTTGACCAATTCAGGTTGGCTTCCGACGGCATCCATCGAGAGcgtgctgctgcaggtccGAATGGCAATCACCAACCCTGAACCTCGTCCTGCGCGTCTGGCGCTGAACCGGTCTCGCTCGGACTATTCTGTTGTCGAGGCGGTTGAAGCGTACAAAAGAGCATGCCTGGCGCATGGCTGGCAGATCCCGGAGGATATCCAGCGGCTTTC TCCAAGGATCTACTATGACTCAAAACTCTCTAGAACTGGGCCACCCTCGTACTCGTATTTGATTGGCGATTATTGTAGCGTTGCCTAG
- a CDS encoding SDR family NAD(P)-dependent oxidoreductase: MPYSLKGKKVLVTAGSRGLGAAICQKFAAEGCNVAINYHSSREVAEDLASQLAKEYSIKSIVLQGDSELPEDNQRIVREANEQLSGLDIVIANAGWTRFADRRDIYDLSFEEWDKARLNVMSHLQLMQAAKPILEKNADGGVYIMTSSIAGITPDGSSMGYSVTKAAALHLMKHLALSVGPKIRVNAVLPGLLLTDWGKKYGDAAIEWLNQKAILKHETDLEDCANMFVTLAKNTSMTGQQIVVDSGLSMGTPPRK, from the exons ATGCCATATAGCCTCAAAGGGAAAAAGGTGCTCGTCACGGCAGGCTCAAG GGGCTTGGGCGCCGCCATATGCCAGAAATTCGCAGCTGAGGGGTGCAATGTAGCCATTAACTACCACTCCAGCCGTGAGGTTGCGGAGGACCTCGCCAGTCAATTGGCGAAAGAGTACTCTATCAAGTCCATTGTTCTCCAGGGC GACTCTGAACTCCCTGAGGACAATCAGCGAATTGTTCGGGAGGCAAATGAGCAGTTATCTGGCCTGGATATTGTCATTGCAAATGCTGGGTGGACTCGGTTCGCTGATAGACGAGATATTTATGACTTGTCTTTTGAGGAATGGGACAAGGCAAGAC TGAACGTCATGTCGCATTTGCAACTCATGCAAGCGGCTAAGCCGATACTCGAGAAGAATGCGGACGGGGGTGTCTATATAATGACCTCGTCTATCGCG GGAATCACGCCGGACGGAAGCAGTATGGGCTACTCGGTGACCAAAGCCGCCGCTTTGCACCTGATGAAGCATCTTGCGTTATCCGTCGGACCAAAAATTCGTGTCAATGCTGTTCTACCGGGGCTGTTGTTGACGGATTGG GGCAAAAAGTACGGCGACGCGGCGATTGAGTGGCTCAACCAAAAGGCCATCTTAAAGCATGAG ACCGACCTGGAGGATTGCGCGAATATGTTTGTCACTTTGGCGAAGAATACATCCATGACTGGCCAACAGATTGTCGTTG ATTCGGGACTCTCCATGGGAACTCCTCCCAGAAAATAG
- a CDS encoding oxidase ustYa family protein yields MGLAPAQDAIRYKNVVFNSGWGDQKSIYMGPPSEENNQAWDDLHVAPAMVKIPASDAAKLVNKTIPIPNASGYNSGYYLIGLDVFHQLHCLVFFLGPLVNWIRRAQDMLRKVLWGVDMHDPNEEEAMHHLDHCIEMIRQSLTCSADITVDVWAWNEQKQMVTVRADNMHTCRDFEAIRQWALERPAGEFDRTIHMVAS; encoded by the exons ATGGGCCTAGCTCCTGCTCAAGACGCCATTAGATACAAGAACGTCGTCTTCAACTCCGGCTGGGGAGACCAGAAGTCTATCTACATGGGTCCGCCATCGGAAGAGAACAATCAGGCGTGGGATGATCTTCATGTTG CGCCGGCGATGGTCAAGATTCCTGCGAGCGATGCAGCAAAATTGGTTAATAAGACCATCCCAATTCCCAATGCGTCTGGGTACAACTCGGGATACTATTTGATTGGTCTCGATGTTTTTCATCAGTTACACTGTTTGGTATTCTTCCTTGGTCCGCTGGTGAATTGGATCCGACGTGCGCAGGATATGCTCCGCAAAGTACTCTGGGGAGTTGATATGCATGACCccaatgaagaggaagccatgCATCACCTTGACCACTGTATCGAGATGATTCGTCAAAGCCTGACGTGTTCGGCCGATATCACCGTCGATGTGTGGGCGTGGAATGAACAAAAACAAATGGTCACTGTGAGGGCGGATAATATGCACACTTGTCGGGACTTTGAGGCCATTCGGCAGTGGGCGCTCGAAAGACCAGCAGGCGAATTCGATCGAACGATACATATGGTGGCTTCTTGA
- a CDS encoding GNAT family N-acetyltransferase gives MSTPPITDEISIRLAHQDDIPQLNIIETSAAQLFRRVHLAWIADSPPLDPATLRSMIAQKNVWAAVTSNNTAVGFIAVQDLDGMLYIAEMDVHADWQRRGIARMMLEEVEGQARDRGYEYVSLTTYRDLEFNGRFYARMGFEEVDVDVAGEGHARELEEQARGGHARDRRCVMRKRV, from the coding sequence ATGTCCACTCCCCCAATAACAGACGAGATCTCAATCCGCCTCGCCCATCAAGACGACATCCCACAGCTCAACATTATCGAAACCTCCGCAGCCCAGCTCTTCCGCAGAGTCCATCTCGCCTGGATCGCCGACTCCCCGCCCCTCGATCCGGCCACCCTGCGCTCCATGATCGCGCAGAAGAACGTATGGGCCGCCGTGACCTCAAACAACACAGCCGTAGGCTTCATCGCCGTGCAAGATCTAGACGGGATGCTGTACATTGCCGAGATGGACGTCCACGCCGACTGGCAGAGGAGGGGGATAGCGCGGATGATGCttgaggaggtggaaggGCAGGCGAGAGATAGGGGGTATGAGTATGTTTCTCTTACGACGTATCGGGATCTGGAATTTAACGGACGGTTCTATGCGAGGATGGGGTTTGAGGAGGTGGACGTGGATGTCGCTGGGGAGGGACATGCACGGGAGTTGGAGGAGCAGGCAAGGGGTGGACATGCGAGGGATAGGAGGTGTGTGATGCGGAAGAGAGTGTAG